The Pirellulimonas nuda genome includes a region encoding these proteins:
- a CDS encoding alpha/beta hydrolase family protein, translating to MTQTALGIALAVAVAIAGPARGDDPPPEAGPPKVAMSDAIPAENAASDPPHADASEADAPKTAVDPPAAAVPPPGPVVIEDVLLLPKVGDYARAALHRDPVEAAIATGAWQTPKAGDKVTDTFGAERQWRPVRISGKTGLVDPAAPGGYALASVESPQRRLVILEATGHAAVCVNGEWRTGDPYALGWLRLPIELEQGQNELLFHVAAPGFRAKLVAPPSDCFLIPEDATLPDLVEGEAQPLLAAVPVVNATTAPLVGAEIVCETPGGGVSVATLPRIEPLSVFKAPVELTPDPWKYEPTRIRVLVRTKAREDEPSKSLAESWVSVEHAAAGGPQVRTFRSEIDNSVQRYAVSPATSAPNQAGEAGAIVALHGLGVPCDEFLENYQAKPWASVVCPENRRPYGFDWEDWGARSAVEALADAQQRFEFDPRRVYLTGHGVGGHGAWHLAASQPGRFAAVGPSGGWISFKSYGGALDLETPTPVQAMLARAAAPSDTLRLVRNLAPLGVYVLHGEQDDRTPVAQSRYMRGRLGEFHTDFAYREQAGAGAWWGPSCCDWPAMMRFFEDRSRREPGSAATVDFTTINPGASATMDWVTIAMQQQQFEPSRVVLERVVDQRLIKGRTENVASLGIDLAGLPPGAPVGIAIDGGQRVVVPWPGDQTKVWLVRQSDGAWRHEDAPSASEKNPERYGGLKAVFDRNPLLVYGTAGTPQENAWAQNKARLDSETFWYRGNGSLEVVPDTQLAGLEDRNRNVVLYGNRDTNKAWPRLVPSRDFDLRAGYMRLGLSPRRQESVAGLSVLAVQPRVGSAKALVGMIGGTDLEGMRGTSRLRYFFAGAGFPDLLAFGPKTLVEGEKDVRATGFFGPRWSAEPSEIVWRDLAL from the coding sequence CCGCCAGGGCCCGTCGTCATCGAAGACGTGCTGCTGCTCCCCAAGGTGGGAGACTACGCGCGGGCGGCGCTCCACCGTGACCCGGTTGAGGCCGCGATCGCCACGGGCGCCTGGCAGACCCCCAAGGCGGGCGACAAGGTGACCGACACGTTCGGCGCTGAGCGTCAGTGGCGCCCCGTGCGCATCAGCGGCAAGACCGGGCTGGTCGACCCCGCGGCGCCGGGGGGCTACGCGCTGGCGTCGGTCGAGTCGCCCCAGCGCCGCTTGGTGATCCTCGAAGCAACCGGCCACGCCGCTGTTTGTGTCAACGGCGAGTGGCGTACGGGCGATCCCTACGCGCTGGGCTGGTTGCGGCTGCCGATCGAGCTCGAGCAGGGCCAGAACGAGCTGCTGTTCCACGTCGCGGCGCCGGGGTTCCGAGCGAAGCTGGTCGCGCCCCCCAGCGACTGCTTCTTGATCCCCGAAGACGCGACGCTACCCGACCTAGTAGAGGGCGAGGCGCAACCGCTGCTGGCCGCCGTGCCGGTAGTGAACGCCACCACCGCGCCACTGGTGGGGGCCGAGATTGTTTGCGAAACACCCGGCGGTGGGGTCAGCGTGGCGACGCTGCCGCGGATCGAGCCCCTGTCGGTATTCAAGGCGCCCGTCGAGCTGACCCCCGACCCGTGGAAGTACGAGCCCACCCGCATCCGCGTGCTGGTGCGTACGAAGGCCCGGGAGGACGAACCCTCGAAATCGCTGGCCGAGTCGTGGGTGAGCGTCGAGCACGCCGCGGCGGGGGGCCCGCAGGTCCGCACCTTCCGCAGCGAGATCGACAACAGCGTGCAGCGCTACGCCGTGAGCCCCGCCACCTCCGCGCCCAACCAGGCCGGCGAGGCGGGCGCTATCGTCGCCCTGCACGGGCTGGGCGTCCCCTGCGATGAGTTCCTAGAAAACTACCAGGCCAAGCCCTGGGCCAGCGTCGTCTGCCCAGAGAACCGCCGCCCCTACGGCTTCGACTGGGAAGACTGGGGCGCGCGTTCGGCGGTCGAAGCCCTGGCCGACGCCCAGCAGCGTTTTGAGTTCGACCCGCGGCGCGTCTACCTCACCGGCCATGGGGTCGGCGGGCACGGCGCCTGGCACCTGGCGGCGAGCCAGCCCGGCCGGTTCGCCGCGGTCGGACCCAGCGGCGGTTGGATCAGCTTCAAGAGCTACGGCGGCGCCCTCGACCTCGAGACCCCTACCCCCGTTCAGGCGATGCTGGCCCGCGCCGCGGCGCCAAGCGACACGCTGCGGCTGGTGCGCAACCTCGCCCCGCTGGGCGTGTACGTGCTGCACGGCGAGCAGGACGACCGCACCCCCGTGGCCCAGAGCCGGTACATGCGCGGCAGGCTCGGCGAGTTCCACACCGACTTCGCCTACCGCGAGCAAGCGGGCGCCGGCGCGTGGTGGGGCCCCTCCTGCTGCGACTGGCCCGCGATGATGCGGTTCTTCGAAGACCGCTCCCGCCGCGAGCCGGGCAGCGCCGCGACGGTCGACTTCACCACCATCAACCCCGGCGCGTCCGCCACGATGGATTGGGTCACCATCGCGATGCAGCAGCAGCAGTTCGAGCCGAGCCGTGTGGTGCTGGAGCGCGTCGTCGACCAACGCCTCATCAAGGGCCGCACAGAGAACGTGGCGTCGCTGGGGATCGACCTGGCGGGCCTCCCCCCCGGCGCGCCGGTCGGCATCGCAATCGACGGCGGCCAGCGGGTCGTGGTCCCTTGGCCCGGCGACCAAACCAAGGTGTGGCTCGTCCGCCAGAGCGACGGCGCCTGGCGACACGAAGACGCCCCCAGCGCCTCCGAGAAGAACCCCGAGCGCTACGGCGGCCTCAAGGCCGTGTTCGACCGCAACCCGCTGCTAGTGTACGGGACCGCGGGCACGCCCCAAGAGAACGCTTGGGCGCAGAACAAAGCGCGGCTCGACAGCGAGACGTTTTGGTACCGCGGCAACGGCTCGCTAGAAGTCGTGCCTGACACCCAGCTCGCCGGGCTCGAAGACCGCAACCGCAACGTGGTGCTGTACGGCAACCGCGACACCAACAAGGCGTGGCCCCGGCTGGTGCCGAGCCGCGACTTCGACCTCCGCGCGGGCTACATGCGGCTCGGGCTGAGCCCCCGGCGCCAAGAGTCGGTGGCCGGCCTCAGCGTGCTGGCCGTTCAGCCCCGCGTCGGCAGCGCCAAGGCGTTGGTGGGCATGATCGGCGGGACCGACCTGGAGGGCATGCGGGGCACGAGCCGGCTGCGCTACTTCTTCGCCGGCGCCGGCTTCCCCGACCTGCTGGCGTTCGGCCCCAAGACGCTGGTGGAAGGAGAAAAGGACGTCCGCGCCACGGGCTTCTTCGGCCCCCGCTGGTCCGCCGAGCCGAGCGAGATCGTCTGGCGTGACTTGGCTCTGTAG
- the tmk gene encoding dTMP kinase has protein sequence MFFSFDGVDGAGKSTQLRLFCQWLRDQGRDVVECRDPGSTPLGERLREVLLHSGEETPIDRRAEMFLYMAARAQLVEQVIRPALEAGSVVVSDRYVLANIVYQAYAGGLGVETVRAVGEAAIAGVRPDCVFVLDLDPELADARIDRQRDRMEQAGAEFREKLRVGFLAEAALDPARLHVVSAAGAIEEVHAQIRQIASDSMASRRR, from the coding sequence ATGTTTTTCTCCTTTGACGGCGTTGACGGCGCCGGGAAATCGACGCAGCTCCGGCTGTTCTGCCAGTGGCTCCGCGACCAGGGGCGCGACGTGGTCGAGTGCCGCGACCCGGGCAGCACCCCGCTGGGCGAACGGCTGCGCGAGGTGCTGCTGCACTCCGGCGAGGAGACGCCCATCGACCGCCGGGCCGAGATGTTCTTGTACATGGCCGCCCGGGCGCAGCTGGTTGAGCAGGTGATCCGCCCGGCGCTCGAAGCCGGCAGCGTCGTGGTGAGCGACCGCTACGTGCTGGCCAACATCGTCTACCAGGCGTACGCCGGCGGGCTCGGCGTCGAGACGGTCCGCGCGGTGGGCGAGGCGGCCATCGCGGGGGTCCGGCCCGACTGTGTGTTCGTGCTCGACCTCGACCCGGAGCTGGCCGACGCGCGCATCGACCGCCAACGCGACCGCATGGAACAAGCGGGCGCCGAGTTCCGCGAGAAGCTCAGGGTGGGGTTCCTCGCCGAAGCGGCCCTCGACCCCGCCCGGCTGCACGTGGTGAGCGCCGCCGGCGCTATCGAAGAAGTCCACGCCCAGATCCGCCAGATCGCCAGCGATTCCATGGCGAGCCGTCGGCGTTAG
- a CDS encoding DUF368 domain-containing protein codes for MPRAADFLNILRGLLMGAADIVPGVSGGTVALVLGIYQRLVTAISRFDREAVRLVLKGRLADAATHVDLRFLATLGAGIGIGVVGLARLMHYLLEHHHNATSAAFFGLILGSSLLVLAMVRPATHGGAAGAVVVGLAAAGFAYWLVGLERVEPAAGLPYTFFCGAIAICAMILPGISGAYILLLLGKYEQITGILKGLPHGEATTGDLATLAVFAAGCAIGLALFSRVIRWLLANCWSVTMAALCGFMVGSLRMVWPWQRDLTPAVEELKQKTFEPYWPTTLDGESLLYIALAAAGLLLVLGLQWLGAVGPAPAPHEGEPSA; via the coding sequence ATGCCACGCGCCGCCGATTTTCTCAACATTTTGCGCGGCCTGCTGATGGGCGCCGCCGACATCGTGCCGGGCGTCTCCGGCGGAACCGTCGCGCTGGTGCTGGGGATCTACCAGCGGCTGGTCACCGCAATCAGCCGGTTCGACCGCGAGGCGGTCCGCCTGGTGTTGAAGGGTCGGCTCGCCGATGCGGCAACGCACGTCGACCTGCGGTTCTTGGCGACGCTGGGGGCGGGGATCGGCATCGGCGTCGTGGGCCTCGCGCGGTTGATGCACTACCTCTTAGAGCACCACCACAACGCTACCTCGGCCGCGTTCTTTGGGCTCATCCTCGGATCGAGCCTGCTGGTGCTGGCGATGGTGCGGCCCGCGACCCACGGCGGCGCCGCGGGGGCGGTGGTGGTTGGCCTTGCCGCGGCCGGCTTCGCCTACTGGCTGGTGGGCCTGGAACGCGTCGAGCCGGCGGCCGGGCTCCCCTACACCTTCTTCTGCGGCGCGATCGCGATCTGCGCCATGATCCTTCCCGGCATCAGCGGCGCCTACATCTTGCTGCTGCTGGGCAAGTACGAACAGATCACCGGCATCCTCAAGGGGCTGCCGCACGGCGAGGCCACTACGGGCGACCTCGCAACGCTCGCCGTCTTCGCCGCGGGCTGCGCCATTGGGCTGGCGCTTTTTAGCCGGGTGATCCGCTGGCTGCTCGCCAACTGCTGGAGCGTAACGATGGCGGCGCTGTGCGGGTTTATGGTCGGCTCGCTGCGGATGGTCTGGCCCTGGCAACGCGACCTGACGCCCGCCGTCGAGGAGCTCAAACAGAAGACGTTCGAGCCGTACTGGCCGACCACGCTCGACGGCGAGTCGCTGCTGTACATCGCGCTGGCGGCCGCGGGGCTGCTGCTGGTGCTCGGCCTGCAGTGGCTGGGCGCCGTGGGACCCGCGCCGGCCCCCCACGAAGGCGAGCCGTCGGCGTAA
- a CDS encoding 4-(cytidine 5'-diphospho)-2-C-methyl-D-erythritol kinase, with translation MANSMILRRTATGWLALAPAKVNLHLRVLSKRPDGYHEVETLIAPIGLYDELTIAADPTSDRVSLSVVDPLGRPVPGVPSDSQNLVVRALELLRAKFNQTGGATARLVKRIPSQAGLGGGSSDAAAALAAGARAWGIDCPDDRLARLGAELGSDVPVFFAGGAALCTGRGEAVAPVATPAARCVLVQPRAGLSTAEVYRACRPDSDGPSARELLQALWRGDLRRVGATLHNALQDAAERLSPSIGRTLEAMRRVGLTTAMMTGSGSACFAIVPNARSAHAAAALLRAQGIGWTHSTHLLARRT, from the coding sequence ATGGCGAACAGCATGATCTTGCGACGCACGGCAACAGGGTGGTTGGCGCTAGCGCCCGCGAAGGTGAACCTTCACCTCCGAGTGCTGAGTAAACGCCCCGACGGCTACCACGAGGTCGAGACGCTGATCGCGCCGATCGGCCTGTACGACGAACTGACCATCGCGGCCGACCCGACCAGCGACCGCGTCTCGCTGTCGGTGGTCGACCCGTTGGGCCGCCCCGTCCCGGGGGTCCCCAGCGACAGCCAGAACCTAGTGGTGCGCGCGCTTGAGCTGCTCAGGGCCAAGTTCAACCAAACCGGCGGGGCTACGGCGCGGCTGGTGAAACGCATCCCGAGCCAAGCAGGGCTGGGGGGCGGGTCGAGCGACGCCGCCGCGGCGCTGGCGGCGGGCGCCCGCGCGTGGGGGATCGATTGCCCCGACGACCGGCTCGCCCGGCTCGGCGCCGAGCTCGGCAGCGACGTGCCGGTGTTCTTCGCCGGCGGCGCGGCGCTCTGCACCGGACGCGGCGAAGCCGTGGCCCCCGTGGCGACCCCCGCGGCGCGGTGCGTGCTGGTCCAACCCCGGGCGGGGCTTTCGACCGCAGAGGTGTACCGCGCCTGCCGCCCCGACAGCGACGGGCCCTCGGCCCGAGAGTTGCTGCAAGCGTTGTGGCGGGGCGACCTCCGACGCGTCGGCGCCACGCTGCACAACGCGCTGCAAGACGCCGCGGAGCGGCTTTCGCCGTCGATCGGCCGCACGCTGGAGGCTATGCGCCGCGTTGGGCTGACGACGGCCATGATGACCGGCAGCGGCTCGGCCTGCTTCGCGATCGTCCCCAACGCACGCTCGGCGCACGCCGCGGCCGCGTTGCTGCGCGCCCAGGGGATTGGTTGGACACACAGCACTCACCTCCTCGCACGACGGACGTAG
- a CDS encoding SpoVG family protein, producing MRITEVRIKLMDEPGERLKAFCSITFDDGFVVRDLKIIDGSSGPFVAMPSRKLTSHCGKCGMKNHLRANYCNQCGVRLAEGRATRDADGRAKLYADIAHPINAACREQIQQAVVDEYYQEIERAKEPGYVSRYEDYDGGDSGEHHIEHRRFDTPHAGEPAKGPHQPPQGAPHDTAGPDEGFGAGLYNN from the coding sequence GTGCGAATCACCGAGGTCCGCATCAAACTCATGGACGAGCCGGGCGAACGCCTCAAGGCGTTCTGCTCGATCACCTTCGACGACGGCTTCGTGGTCCGCGACCTGAAGATCATCGACGGGTCGAGCGGGCCGTTCGTGGCGATGCCTAGCCGCAAGCTCACCTCGCACTGCGGCAAGTGCGGCATGAAGAACCACCTGCGCGCCAACTACTGCAACCAGTGCGGGGTGCGGCTGGCCGAGGGTCGCGCCACGCGCGACGCCGACGGCCGCGCCAAGCTGTACGCAGACATCGCCCACCCGATCAACGCGGCCTGCCGAGAGCAGATCCAGCAGGCCGTGGTGGACGAGTACTATCAAGAGATCGAACGCGCCAAGGAGCCGGGCTACGTGTCGCGGTACGAAGACTACGACGGCGGAGACTCCGGCGAGCACCACATCGAGCACCGCCGATTCGACACGCCGCACGCCGGCGAGCCCGCCAAGGGCCCCCATCAGCCGCCGCAGGGCGCCCCACACGACACGGCCGGCCCCGACGAGGGGTTCGGCGCGGGGCTCTACAACAACTAG
- a CDS encoding DUF6807 domain-containing protein yields the protein MQTDRRPRTPRLCLLLLTACLSGPAIAAAPRIEPSDDGPRVTVDGELFTQYRTDLGSKPILWPILGPTGKEMTRGFPMRKAAPGETADHVHHKSLWFGHQLMNGVDYWLEPASKQQGSDQPAVVDVGRPEIANEDDGAVLRSRRRWLAPGGETVCTDETTYRFGADDDSRWIDYQTTISPVGKPLVIGDTKEGLFAVRVADSMRQDAGLGGTIVNDSGQRDADCWGQRACWVDYSGPVDGQLAGIAIMSHPTNDRPRPRWHVRTYGLFAANPIGEKDFPPIEGYRQGTVTAAVGEPLTFRYRVLLHRGGAAEADLASQFEAYCAE from the coding sequence ATGCAGACCGATCGTCGCCCCCGGACCCCGCGCCTGTGTTTGTTGCTGCTGACCGCGTGCCTGAGCGGGCCGGCCATTGCCGCGGCCCCGCGGATCGAGCCCTCCGACGACGGGCCCCGCGTCACCGTCGACGGCGAGCTGTTCACCCAGTACCGCACCGACCTGGGCAGCAAGCCGATCCTCTGGCCGATCCTCGGGCCGACCGGCAAGGAGATGACCCGCGGCTTTCCGATGCGCAAGGCGGCGCCCGGCGAGACAGCGGACCACGTGCACCACAAGAGCCTGTGGTTCGGGCACCAGCTAATGAACGGCGTCGACTACTGGCTAGAGCCCGCCTCGAAGCAGCAAGGCTCTGACCAGCCGGCGGTGGTGGACGTCGGCCGGCCGGAGATCGCCAACGAAGACGACGGCGCTGTGCTGCGCAGCAGGCGGCGGTGGCTCGCCCCTGGCGGCGAGACTGTGTGCACCGACGAAACCACCTACCGCTTCGGCGCAGACGACGACAGCCGCTGGATCGACTACCAGACCACGATCTCGCCCGTCGGCAAGCCGCTGGTGATCGGCGACACCAAGGAGGGCTTGTTCGCGGTGCGGGTGGCCGACTCCATGCGGCAAGACGCGGGGCTCGGGGGGACCATCGTGAACGACTCGGGCCAACGCGACGCGGATTGCTGGGGCCAACGCGCCTGTTGGGTGGACTACTCCGGCCCGGTCGACGGCCAACTCGCGGGCATTGCTATCATGAGCCACCCCACGAACGACCGGCCGAGGCCCCGCTGGCACGTGCGCACGTACGGTTTGTTCGCGGCGAACCCGATCGGCGAGAAAGACTTCCCGCCGATCGAAGGGTACCGTCAGGGGACGGTCACGGCGGCGGTGGGAGAGCCGCTGACGTTCCGTTACCGGGTGTTACTGCACCGGGGCGGCGCGGCCGAGGCCGACCTCGCCAGCCAATTCGAGGCGTACTGTGCCGAATAG
- a CDS encoding carbon storage regulator, with translation MLVLSRKESERIRVGDSIVITVVKLGGDKVRIGIEAPSDVLVLRDELKPFDRPQQIALARPA, from the coding sequence ATGTTGGTTCTCTCACGCAAAGAATCGGAACGGATCCGAGTCGGAGACTCGATCGTTATTACCGTCGTCAAACTCGGCGGAGACAAGGTGCGGATCGGCATCGAAGCCCCCAGCGACGTGCTGGTGCTGCGCGACGAGCTCAAGCCGTTTGACCGGCCTCAGCAGATCGCGCTGGCCCGCCCCGCTTGA
- a CDS encoding WD40 domain-containing protein — translation MLKTSITACSASLALCIASQAAELPEKVTFDEHVAPIFREHCFACHSQDGASSDLALDTYAAASAGGAGGEVLVGGDAGSSRLWKLVNHEESPKMPPGDKLPDDQLAVVRAWIDGGLLENNGSKPKKSQGPGLGAVQATTDNRPVGEPAMPRGWFREPAADYQHAPAIGSLAASPWAPLIAAAAPKQVLLFHSETGQLLGVAPFPLGDPQTVRFSRDGSVLVVGGGRSAASGAVALIDVETGVRLGVYGDELDTVLAADLSPDRSLVALGGPKKKVRVYRVADGELAYEIGKHTDWVTALEFSPDGALLATADRGGAVELWHASEGYGRGTLAGHKGPITSLCWRSDSAVLASASEDGEVRMWSREGKPIKNFAAHGGGVLSVALARDGALVTAGRDAKVKTWAADGKPTRELAKLSDIALAACFTHDGARVAVSDWAGVTRLLATSDGVTIHQLDTAPPTLDERVREALERLRESQRLSDEASRRLDEAEAGLARGEAAHAAYSDRLAAAELTVADAKQEAEAAGNDEEFAKRLATALTKAETRLATAENKRRGLPDLAKLQSEVKRAATGAQEQSGALGELEAAARKAEKELATFQLAAQRLAADAQQAELDAQTAAAATAEAAAQAELRSKEAAAAADLAGKLAAAAKAAGDAQARMEALLNEARSAQEKAEAEAAEATRRAELLRLGAEQFQEDRSAP, via the coding sequence ATGTTGAAGACATCTATCACTGCCTGTTCGGCGTCGCTCGCTCTCTGCATCGCCTCCCAGGCCGCGGAGCTTCCGGAGAAGGTGACCTTCGACGAGCACGTGGCGCCGATCTTCCGCGAGCACTGCTTCGCCTGCCACAGCCAGGACGGGGCCTCCAGCGACTTGGCGCTCGACACCTACGCCGCGGCGTCGGCCGGCGGCGCCGGGGGCGAGGTGCTGGTGGGGGGCGACGCGGGTTCGTCGCGGCTGTGGAAGCTGGTGAATCACGAAGAGTCGCCCAAGATGCCGCCCGGTGACAAGCTGCCGGACGACCAACTCGCGGTCGTACGCGCTTGGATCGACGGCGGATTGCTGGAGAACAACGGCTCGAAGCCAAAGAAGTCGCAGGGGCCCGGGCTGGGCGCCGTGCAGGCGACCACAGACAACCGCCCCGTGGGCGAGCCGGCGATGCCGCGCGGGTGGTTCCGCGAGCCGGCGGCCGACTACCAGCACGCGCCGGCGATCGGCTCGCTGGCCGCGAGCCCGTGGGCGCCGCTGATCGCCGCCGCGGCGCCCAAGCAGGTGCTGCTGTTCCACTCCGAGACGGGCCAACTGCTGGGCGTGGCGCCCTTCCCGCTGGGCGACCCGCAGACCGTACGCTTCAGCCGTGACGGATCGGTGCTGGTTGTCGGCGGCGGCCGCAGCGCCGCCTCGGGTGCGGTGGCGCTGATCGATGTCGAGACGGGCGTCCGCCTGGGGGTGTACGGCGACGAGCTCGACACGGTGCTGGCCGCCGACCTCAGCCCCGACCGCTCGCTGGTGGCCCTGGGGGGGCCGAAGAAGAAGGTCCGCGTCTACCGCGTGGCCGACGGCGAGCTGGCCTACGAAATCGGCAAGCACACCGACTGGGTGACCGCGCTCGAGTTCAGCCCCGACGGCGCCCTGCTGGCGACCGCCGACCGCGGCGGCGCGGTCGAGTTGTGGCATGCCTCCGAGGGCTACGGCCGCGGCACGCTGGCCGGCCACAAGGGCCCGATCACGTCGCTCTGCTGGCGGAGCGACTCCGCGGTGCTCGCCTCGGCGAGCGAAGACGGCGAGGTGCGGATGTGGTCGCGCGAAGGCAAACCGATCAAGAACTTCGCCGCACACGGCGGTGGGGTGCTGTCCGTAGCGCTCGCGCGGGACGGCGCCCTGGTGACCGCCGGCCGTGACGCCAAAGTCAAAACCTGGGCCGCGGACGGCAAGCCGACCCGCGAGCTGGCCAAGCTGAGCGACATCGCGCTGGCCGCCTGCTTCACGCACGACGGCGCGCGGGTAGCGGTCAGCGACTGGGCCGGCGTCACACGGCTGCTGGCGACGAGCGACGGCGTCACGATCCACCAGCTCGACACCGCGCCCCCCACGCTAGATGAGCGGGTGCGCGAGGCGCTGGAGCGGCTACGCGAGTCGCAGCGGCTCTCCGACGAGGCGTCGCGCCGGCTCGACGAGGCCGAGGCGGGCCTGGCCCGGGGCGAGGCGGCCCACGCCGCGTACTCCGACCGCCTGGCGGCCGCGGAGCTAACGGTCGCAGACGCCAAGCAAGAGGCCGAAGCGGCGGGTAACGACGAAGAATTCGCCAAGCGGTTGGCAACGGCGCTCACTAAGGCCGAGACGCGCCTCGCAACGGCCGAGAACAAACGCCGCGGGCTCCCCGATCTGGCGAAGCTGCAAAGCGAGGTGAAGCGGGCCGCCACGGGCGCCCAGGAACAGAGCGGAGCGCTCGGCGAGCTCGAGGCAGCCGCGCGCAAAGCCGAAAAGGAGCTGGCGACGTTCCAGCTCGCCGCACAGCGGCTTGCCGCCGACGCCCAGCAGGCCGAGCTGGACGCCCAGACCGCGGCCGCCGCGACGGCCGAGGCCGCGGCGCAAGCCGAGCTGCGTTCGAAGGAGGCGGCCGCGGCCGCGGACCTGGCCGGCAAGCTAGCGGCGGCGGCCAAGGCAGCGGGCGACGCCCAGGCCAGGATGGAGGCCCTGCTCAACGAGGCCCGTTCCGCCCAGGAAAAAGCCGAGGCCGAAGCGGCCGAGGCGACACGACGCGCCGAGCTACTGCGCCTCGGCGCCGAGCAGTTCCAAGAGGACCGCTCGGCGCCGTAA